One Gossypium hirsutum isolate 1008001.06 chromosome A11, Gossypium_hirsutum_v2.1, whole genome shotgun sequence genomic window carries:
- the LOC107923412 gene encoding uncharacterized protein, which translates to MKPNIAVKIREEVRKQFDAGFLQVVNYSEWVAKVVPVPKKDGKVRMCVNYRDLNNASLKENFSLPHIDTLVDNTAGYSLFSFMDGFSGGSMISVSIIYRDENQMADVLATLASLIKVNKQEDMKPIQMSICKAPAHCCNIDEEEERDDYPWYHNILRYMKNNE; encoded by the exons atgaaaCCTAATATTGCAGTAAAAATAAGGGAAGAGGTCAGAAAACAATTTGATGCTGGGTTCTTGCAAGTTGTTAattactcagaatgggtagccaaagttgtccctgttcctaagaaggATGGAAAAGTACGGATGTGTGTAAATTACAGAGACTTAAACAATGCTAGCCTAAAGGAAAACTTCTCGCTGCCTCATATCGACACTCTAGTGGATAATACGGCTggttactcactgttctctttcatggatgggtTCTCTGG GGGTTCGATGATATCGGTTTCTATTATCTAtcgagatgaaaaccagatggctgatgTCTTGGCTACGTTAGCTTCTTTGATTAAAGTAAATAAACAGGAGGATATGAAGCCGATCCAGATGAGTATTTGTAAGGCACCAGCTCATTGCTGCAATATCGATGAAGAAGAGGAGAGAGATGATTATCCTTGGTATCATAATATTTTACGCTACATGAAGAATAATGAATAA